From Companilactobacillus heilongjiangensis, one genomic window encodes:
- a CDS encoding VIT1/CCC1 transporter family protein yields the protein MMKSMTISKPKKQKKTMAERSNTLRAGVLGSNDGILTVVGVLFSVAVATTNQFVIFIAGLSDLLACAFSMASGEYASVSSQKDTERAAIEKERELIKSDYPSELAVVAKYYVERGVTQATSNEIASELMKKDALGTVVRVKYDLQLGHYMNPWDAAFSSLVSAASGGIFPLVAMTLLPSAVKWPGTILAVTLSVALTGYLSAKLGDGLVKTAMIRNIIVGLITMAIHYSVGLML from the coding sequence ATGATGAAATCTATGACAATTTCTAAACCAAAGAAACAAAAGAAGACAATGGCTGAACGTTCTAATACCCTTCGTGCAGGCGTTTTAGGTTCAAATGATGGTATTTTAACAGTCGTCGGTGTGCTATTTTCAGTCGCTGTAGCTACGACCAACCAATTCGTAATATTTATCGCAGGTCTATCAGACCTCTTAGCATGTGCTTTTTCAATGGCTTCTGGGGAATATGCCTCAGTTAGCTCTCAAAAAGATACCGAAAGAGCTGCAATTGAAAAAGAACGTGAGTTGATAAAAAGTGATTATCCGTCCGAATTAGCAGTAGTTGCCAAATACTATGTTGAACGTGGTGTTACACAAGCAACTTCTAATGAAATTGCCTCAGAATTGATGAAAAAAGATGCTCTAGGAACAGTCGTCAGAGTTAAATATGACTTGCAACTAGGACATTACATGAATCCTTGGGACGCTGCTTTTTCTTCATTAGTTTCCGCAGCTTCCGGTGGTATTTTCCCATTAGTTGCGATGACCTTGTTGCCATCAGCAGTTAAGTGGCCCGGAACAATTTTAGCAGTTACGTTGTCTGTAGCATTGACTGGATATTTGAGCGCCAAGTTAGGTGATGGACTAGTGAAGACCGCTATGATTAGAAACATTATCGTCGGCTTGATCACAATGGCAATTCACTATTCAGTTGGATTGATGCTTTAA
- a CDS encoding metal ABC transporter permease, translated as MFEYEFMRQAFIASTFIAITAGLVGVFVVSRNMSFLSHTLSEIGFAGAAFGILVGISPLAGMIIFTLVSSIAVGSLSGEASRREASISAISSLFIGLGILFLSLSAQSSSYATNILFGSIVGISAAEVKQLLILAVFVIIIFLIFYKPLAFDSFDHLGAQASGLKTRLLSIVFLITLALSVSIGAQIVGSLLVFVLLTLPAATAKYVVHSVPKMILVSVGLSLAGVWLGLYLAFVTNWPVTFFISTFEVLAYFAGLSYKNWKLTH; from the coding sequence ATGTTTGAGTATGAATTTATGCGTCAGGCCTTTATTGCCAGTACCTTCATCGCAATCACTGCTGGATTAGTGGGAGTCTTCGTAGTTTCACGAAACATGTCATTCTTATCCCACACATTATCAGAAATTGGTTTTGCCGGAGCCGCATTCGGAATTCTCGTTGGCATTTCACCATTAGCGGGAATGATTATTTTCACACTCGTCAGTTCCATCGCGGTCGGAAGTTTGAGCGGCGAAGCATCCAGACGAGAAGCTTCAATCAGTGCCATATCATCATTGTTTATTGGACTAGGAATTCTCTTCCTATCCCTATCGGCACAATCAAGTAGTTATGCCACAAATATTCTCTTCGGTAGTATTGTCGGAATTAGCGCCGCAGAAGTAAAGCAATTATTGATCTTGGCAGTATTCGTTATAATTATCTTTTTGATATTTTATAAACCACTGGCATTCGACTCATTCGACCACTTAGGTGCTCAAGCTTCAGGATTAAAAACACGTTTATTGTCAATCGTCTTTCTAATAACTTTGGCATTAAGTGTCAGTATCGGCGCACAAATCGTCGGTTCACTGCTAGTCTTCGTCCTCTTAACACTCCCCGCCGCAACAGCTAAATACGTTGTTCATTCCGTGCCAAAGATGATCCTAGTTTCAGTTGGATTGTCGTTAGCTGGTGTCTGGTTGGGACTTTATCTGGCATTCGTTACCAATTGGCCAGTGACATTCTTCATTTCGACGTTTGAAGTTTTGGCATACTTTGCCGGTTTGAGTTATAAAAATTGGAAATTAACACACTAA
- a CDS encoding metal ABC transporter solute-binding protein produces the protein MNFKKQKSLGIILFFAILALIISGCSNKKVNNTSQKINIVTTTDFYAEVAKKVVGDKGNVTSIINNPAIDPHDYEPTTKVAQSVSKADVTVANGLGYDSWMNKLQKNGTEIKIGENVMHKKTGVNPHIWYNPETMPDYAKYLADKLAKKYPKDKAYFEQNAQEYIASLKPVQKELSQLKDTVNKLPNKNVYVTEPVFDYSIKAMGLNVTNKKFEQAIENGTDPTPAVIKSMHQGIENKQIAFLVLNKQTDSKVVNNLVSLAKKNNIPVLSVTETLPKGKTYQQWMLSQYQALNKILQSEMKQ, from the coding sequence ATGAATTTTAAGAAACAAAAATCTTTAGGAATCATTCTATTTTTTGCAATTCTTGCTTTAATAATTTCCGGTTGCTCCAACAAAAAAGTTAACAATACTTCACAAAAAATCAATATCGTCACGACCACAGATTTTTACGCTGAAGTCGCCAAGAAGGTTGTTGGTGACAAAGGAAACGTTACTTCTATTATCAATAATCCTGCTATTGATCCTCACGATTATGAGCCAACTACTAAAGTTGCCCAGTCTGTCAGTAAGGCGGATGTCACGGTCGCCAACGGTTTGGGCTATGATTCATGGATGAACAAACTTCAAAAAAATGGCACTGAAATCAAGATTGGCGAAAACGTCATGCATAAAAAGACTGGCGTCAATCCACACATCTGGTACAATCCTGAAACCATGCCTGACTACGCTAAGTATTTGGCTGATAAGTTAGCTAAAAAATATCCCAAGGATAAAGCTTACTTTGAACAAAATGCTCAGGAATACATTGCCTCACTCAAACCAGTTCAAAAGGAATTGAGCCAATTAAAAGACACAGTCAACAAGCTACCTAACAAAAATGTTTACGTCACCGAACCTGTTTTTGACTATTCAATCAAAGCTATGGGATTAAATGTTACTAATAAAAAATTTGAACAAGCCATTGAAAATGGCACTGACCCTACTCCAGCAGTTATCAAATCCATGCACCAAGGGATTGAAAATAAACAGATTGCCTTTCTTGTTCTCAATAAACAAACAGATAGTAAAGTCGTCAACAATCTCGTTTCATTAGCCAAGAAAAATAACATCCCTGTTTTAAGCGTCACGGAAACTTTACCAAAAGGTAAAACTTACCAACAATGGATGTTATCGCAATATCAAGCTCTAAATAAGATTTTACAAAGTGAGATGAAACAATGA
- a CDS encoding VIT1/CCC1 transporter family protein, with the protein MTKEKKQRSLAEKINVMRASVMGANDGIVSVAGIVVGVASAQSNNHAIFLAGIAGMLAGTISMAMGEWVSVSTQRDTEKRALEKESAVLDGNYDSEFSFIRDKYQATGISNELATQATSEMLSKDPLDVAVRERYGFNPKEKTSAIAAAMASMISFPTGSILPLVSITMFPQDVKMMATVIAVIIALTITGYTAAVLGGANRLKAVIRNVVSGLLTMFVTYAIGSLFAH; encoded by the coding sequence ATGACCAAAGAAAAGAAACAACGTAGCTTAGCTGAAAAAATCAACGTAATGCGTGCCAGTGTCATGGGAGCCAACGATGGGATTGTTTCAGTCGCCGGAATTGTTGTCGGAGTCGCAAGTGCTCAGAGTAATAATCATGCTATTTTTCTAGCCGGAATTGCCGGAATGTTAGCCGGAACTATTTCAATGGCAATGGGTGAGTGGGTATCTGTCAGCACCCAACGTGACACCGAGAAACGAGCTTTGGAAAAGGAATCCGCTGTTTTAGATGGTAATTATGACAGTGAATTCAGTTTTATTCGGGATAAATACCAAGCCACTGGGATTTCAAATGAATTGGCAACTCAAGCTACTTCAGAAATGTTGAGTAAGGATCCATTGGACGTCGCTGTTCGTGAACGTTATGGCTTTAATCCTAAGGAGAAAACTAGTGCAATTGCGGCTGCCATGGCTTCAATGATTTCATTTCCAACTGGATCAATTTTGCCACTAGTTTCAATTACGATGTTTCCCCAAGACGTTAAAATGATGGCGACTGTGATTGCAGTTATTATCGCTTTGACGATTACCGGCTATACAGCAGCTGTTTTGGGCGGAGCTAACCGTTTAAAGGCAGTTATCAGAAATGTAGTTTCCGGACTGTTAACGATGTTTGTAACTTACGCAATCGGTTCGCTATTTGCACATTAA
- a CDS encoding LCP family protein, whose amino-acid sequence MKKLKIISIIIGSLLAIVLVFAGIFVYRTQDSLNSLNTNKNSVSQKINQGKPFSILLLGADTGTDGRVDRGNSDTMMLLTLNPQKQTTVAYSIPRDALAEMVGDKTKNVQKVNAAYNIGLSKMAKSTVGSLLGVPVNYHVAINMQALEKTVDFVGGVTVKSPMNVSFDGVTVPKGTHHLNGKEALTYARMRYQDPRGDYGRQVRQQQVLRAVVKKLEQPQYAVKIPDLIKKLGNDVNTDLTTSEIDQLVLKYHSSAKAMDFNQIQGKTAWINQSSYQILPTSTMQSASDKLRDNLGLPAQTLDNTETRLNAKNKAFFKDPDDINYDTFGLDTMHYTNNTY is encoded by the coding sequence ATGAAAAAATTAAAAATAATTTCAATTATAATTGGTTCGCTATTAGCCATCGTTCTAGTATTTGCCGGAATCTTTGTTTATCGAACTCAAGATTCACTGAATTCTCTGAATACAAATAAGAATAGTGTTTCTCAAAAAATCAATCAGGGGAAACCATTCTCAATTTTGTTACTAGGTGCTGATACCGGGACTGATGGACGAGTTGACCGTGGTAATTCTGACACAATGATGTTGTTAACATTGAATCCTCAGAAACAAACGACCGTCGCATATTCGATTCCTCGAGATGCTTTGGCTGAAATGGTTGGCGATAAAACCAAGAATGTTCAAAAAGTTAACGCTGCCTACAATATTGGCTTATCAAAAATGGCTAAAAGTACCGTTGGTAGTTTGTTGGGTGTACCAGTGAACTATCACGTGGCTATTAACATGCAAGCTTTGGAAAAAACAGTTGATTTTGTTGGCGGTGTGACTGTGAAAAGTCCCATGAATGTTTCCTTTGATGGAGTAACAGTTCCTAAAGGAACACATCATTTGAATGGTAAAGAAGCTTTGACATATGCTCGAATGCGGTATCAAGACCCGCGTGGCGATTATGGCCGTCAAGTTCGTCAGCAACAAGTTTTACGAGCAGTTGTTAAGAAATTAGAGCAACCTCAATATGCTGTCAAAATCCCAGATTTAATCAAGAAATTGGGCAATGACGTCAATACTGATTTAACAACTTCAGAAATCGACCAACTAGTATTGAAGTATCATAGCAGCGCCAAGGCAATGGACTTCAATCAAATCCAAGGAAAAACAGCTTGGATCAACCAAAGTTCTTATCAAATATTGCCAACATCAACTATGCAAAGTGCATCTGATAAATTACGTGATAATTTAGGATTGCCAGCACAAACTTTGGATAATACGGAAACTAGGTTGAATGCTAAAAATAAGGCATTCTTCAAAGACCCAGACGATATCAATTACGACACATTTGGTTTGGATACTATGCATTATACGAATAATACGTATTAG
- a CDS encoding GntR family transcriptional regulator has protein sequence MAYKYKEVANTLRHQIQTGRYAPGELMPDQNQIAKKFNTTRITVHKALQLLMVEGMVYSKRGSGTYVRKDYVADNHSDDRFGRVSPIDKPLGATKTNKGKAVTSKVLELSARIPTKDEADKLIIQPTEPVYVIRRVRYVNGKIFAYEHTIMPTAITTLTEDILEKSIYNHLEKEGLRIEGTHRIIRADKADQTDVETGIAHELGEPVLIINQLSYLDDGQPFEIAESRFPYQSSRLTADITL, from the coding sequence ATGGCATACAAGTACAAAGAAGTTGCAAATACGTTAAGACATCAAATTCAAACCGGCCGGTATGCTCCAGGTGAATTGATGCCCGATCAGAATCAAATTGCAAAAAAGTTTAATACCACTAGAATCACGGTCCACAAGGCTTTACAGCTATTGATGGTTGAAGGTATGGTGTATTCCAAACGTGGCTCTGGAACATACGTCCGCAAAGATTATGTTGCCGACAATCACAGTGATGACCGCTTTGGACGTGTTTCGCCAATCGACAAACCCCTTGGTGCAACGAAAACAAATAAAGGTAAAGCTGTTACCAGTAAAGTTTTGGAATTATCAGCACGCATCCCTACTAAAGATGAAGCTGATAAGTTGATTATTCAACCAACCGAGCCAGTCTATGTAATCCGCCGTGTTCGTTACGTTAATGGTAAAATTTTTGCCTATGAACACACCATTATGCCAACAGCTATTACCACTTTAACTGAAGATATTTTGGAAAAATCAATCTATAACCATCTTGAAAAAGAAGGCCTACGTATTGAAGGAACCCATCGAATCATCCGGGCTGATAAGGCTGACCAAACCGACGTTGAGACCGGAATTGCTCATGAATTAGGCGAACCAGTTTTAATAATCAACCAGTTGAGCTATCTTGATGATGGTCAACCATTTGAAATTGCTGAATCACGTTTTCCTTATCAAAGCAGCCGCTTAACAGCTGACATAACATTGTAA
- a CDS encoding cysteine hydrolase family protein, whose product MPELADALVIVDMQRALQYSYNFDGLIHSINNRIFNYRQDNLPIIFIQHNDQDLVRGSELWNLSGKLDKQKEDITVEKTHPNAFYQTNLNKILMQKGVRSIELCGAQTEYCCNATIVMAHGLGYKIIMKHDMTTTFDNDYMTAENTISFFENIWDQRFVNFQ is encoded by the coding sequence ATGCCAGAATTAGCTGACGCACTAGTAATTGTAGACATGCAGCGGGCTCTACAATACAGCTATAATTTTGATGGATTGATCCACAGCATCAATAATCGAATTTTTAATTACCGCCAAGACAATTTGCCTATAATTTTTATTCAACATAATGATCAGGATCTTGTACGTGGCAGTGAACTCTGGAATTTATCGGGGAAATTGGACAAACAAAAAGAAGACATCACGGTGGAAAAGACCCATCCAAATGCCTTCTATCAAACTAATTTAAATAAAATTTTAATGCAAAAAGGAGTTCGCTCAATCGAGCTTTGTGGTGCCCAAACTGAATATTGCTGCAATGCGACAATCGTTATGGCTCACGGTCTCGGCTATAAAATTATCATGAAACACGATATGACAACTACCTTTGACAATGATTATATGACCGCTGAAAATACGATTTCATTCTTTGAGAATATCTGGGATCAACGTTTTGTAAACTTTCAATAG
- a CDS encoding metal-sensing transcriptional repressor codes for MSQTPEESAAASKKITSRLKRSRGQLDAVLRMMDDNKPCDDVLMQLSAVKSSVDKAMKLVIAQNIRQNTDCKDAKQLEDLQKSLDLMLKTK; via the coding sequence ATGTCTCAAACACCCGAAGAATCAGCTGCTGCATCTAAAAAAATAACTAGTCGCTTGAAACGTTCACGTGGACAACTCGATGCTGTTCTCAGAATGATGGACGACAACAAGCCCTGTGATGATGTTTTGATGCAATTGTCAGCTGTAAAGTCCAGCGTTGATAAAGCAATGAAATTAGTAATTGCCCAAAATATCAGACAAAATACTGACTGCAAAGACGCTAAACAATTGGAAGATTTACAAAAATCATTGGATCTAATGCTTAAAACGAAATAG
- a CDS encoding arsenate reductase: MNKSIYFLCSGNSCRGQIAKGYAKKYLPNWKIESAGVRAEDLDPKAVKVMADDGIDISQQESKKIDDLFLNHANVVITLSGEARDKNVLPSTARWLHWPISDPTLTTGSESEETQAYRDVRDDIKQHIIELTNNIDKL, encoded by the coding sequence ATGAATAAAAGTATTTACTTCCTATGTAGCGGCAATTCTTGTCGTGGTCAAATCGCCAAAGGATACGCTAAAAAATATTTACCAAACTGGAAAATCGAAAGTGCGGGCGTGCGCGCGGAAGATCTCGATCCTAAAGCAGTAAAAGTTATGGCAGATGATGGTATCGATATTTCACAACAGGAATCTAAAAAGATTGACGATCTCTTTCTCAATCATGCGAACGTAGTCATCACATTAAGCGGTGAAGCTCGTGATAAAAACGTCCTTCCTTCAACGGCTCGTTGGTTGCACTGGCCTATCAGCGACCCAACCCTAACAACCGGTAGCGAAAGCGAGGAAACTCAAGCATACCGTGATGTTCGTGACGATATTAAACAACATATTATTGAATTAACAAACAATATTGATAAGTTATAG
- a CDS encoding thioredoxin family protein, with translation MMANITEISDKTFNDETGKGLVITDFNADWCPPCKMMNPILEKLSSTDELGDKIKFTSMNVDHNPDTPNNFGIQGIPTFIIKKDGNVVGRMVGYQPEAKFRMELEKYMD, from the coding sequence ATGATGGCTAATATTACAGAAATTTCAGATAAGACATTCAATGACGAGACAGGTAAGGGACTAGTTATCACCGATTTTAACGCGGATTGGTGTCCTCCATGTAAAATGATGAACCCAATTTTGGAGAAGCTATCATCAACTGATGAATTAGGCGACAAGATTAAGTTCACTTCAATGAACGTGGATCACAACCCAGATACACCTAACAACTTTGGTATTCAGGGAATCCCAACATTTATCATTAAGAAAGATGGTAATGTTGTCGGCCGTATGGTTGGTTATCAACCAGAAGCTAAATTCCGTATGGAACTAGAGAAGTATATGGATTAG
- a CDS encoding Fur family transcriptional regulator → MASNAVMEETLQVLKDHKLRVTPQRHIILAYLVSHHNHPTVETIRDALSKELPNIGSSTIYNTLNTFVDHHLVVELQNGDGSTHYDYFGSPHYHAICTNCGRIVDVTYPGFSDTEKSLEEKTAEISGYMISGNHMEVYGLCPECQIKLGIKNE, encoded by the coding sequence ATGGCTAGTAACGCTGTAATGGAAGAAACACTACAAGTTCTAAAGGACCATAAGTTGCGAGTTACTCCACAACGACACATTATTTTGGCCTATTTAGTTAGCCATCATAATCACCCTACTGTGGAGACTATCCGTGATGCCCTCAGCAAAGAGTTGCCTAATATCGGGTCTTCTACGATTTATAATACTCTGAACACTTTTGTTGACCATCATTTAGTCGTGGAATTACAAAATGGTGACGGCAGTACTCACTATGATTACTTCGGTTCACCCCACTATCACGCCATTTGTACCAATTGTGGACGGATTGTAGACGTTACGTATCCCGGTTTCAGCGATACTGAAAAGAGTCTTGAAGAAAAGACTGCTGAGATTTCTGGATATATGATTTCTGGAAATCACATGGAGGTCTACGGTCTCTGCCCTGAATGTCAAATCAAACTAGGTATAAAAAATGAATAA
- a CDS encoding metal ABC transporter ATP-binding protein, producing the protein MIEAKNLTKRFGKQLVFKDLNFRINDGEFISLIGPNGSGKTTLVKILMGLEPKTSGELNVVKQTIGYVPQFRNIDIDYPLSIEQFIRLNLKLTFSSKQRRQNNELINTIMEKTHLTELKDRPLGLASGGEKQKAYLAQALLNEPKILILDESTASLDVEVKMQLMDLVQELNHKYQLTVIFITHDYELTKKYTNRALLFKNKTLEELDVDQVSKKMFEMEG; encoded by the coding sequence ATGATTGAAGCAAAAAATTTAACTAAGCGTTTCGGTAAACAACTAGTTTTCAAAGATTTGAATTTCCGAATCAATGATGGCGAATTCATTAGCCTGATTGGTCCCAATGGTTCCGGTAAAACAACATTGGTCAAAATTCTGATGGGATTGGAGCCAAAAACTAGTGGCGAGCTGAATGTTGTTAAGCAAACTATCGGTTACGTGCCCCAATTCCGTAATATCGACATTGATTATCCACTCAGTATCGAGCAATTCATTCGTTTGAACCTCAAGTTAACTTTCAGTTCCAAGCAACGTCGACAGAATAATGAACTTATCAACACTATCATGGAAAAAACTCATCTGACTGAGCTCAAAGATCGGCCACTGGGACTAGCATCTGGTGGTGAAAAACAGAAAGCATATTTGGCTCAAGCGCTACTGAATGAACCAAAGATTCTGATTCTGGATGAATCAACTGCCAGCTTGGATGTCGAAGTCAAAATGCAGCTGATGGATCTCGTCCAAGAATTGAACCATAAATATCAGTTAACCGTTATTTTTATAACTCATGATTACGAACTAACTAAAAAATATACAAATCGAGCACTACTTTTCAAAAATAAAACTCTGGAAGAGCTTGATGTCGACCAAGTTTCTAAAAAGATGTTCGAGATGGAGGGCTAA